One genomic segment of Gossypium arboreum isolate Shixiya-1 chromosome 3, ASM2569848v2, whole genome shotgun sequence includes these proteins:
- the LOC108475344 gene encoding receptor-like protein 33: MKTLHFLVSLFLPFFFLFSSSLSQSHLPKQCLDDQRAHLLQLQHHLYYAPNFTFSSKFELWDLNTHCCSWEGVTCDALGHVIELDLSNRNLSGSFHSIFNLHYLQHLNLAGNNFNTTLHSYGFDKLQNLTHLNLSSSCFYGQIPVDISYLARLVSLDLSNQDSCYLRYYTILNPYNGYDLLPYELERPLKLEKPNFKTLIKNLRFLTELYLDSVDISTQSTKWCTTTSLVLSNLHVLSQSNCGLKGPLCSSLSRLSFLSKLIFDENPISYLPPNFLEISSRLVFLSLMDCNLSGHFPSEIFLSPKIQSIDISINEFLNGQLPEFSANNSLQSLSLSYTNFSGKLPESIGNLKFLTNLELDDCNFFGPIPSSIANLSHLVNLDLGGNKLSGSIHSSLFTLPSLKTLHLGDNQLVGKIDEFPNASSSLIQELSIGNNYLTGPIPNSILQLPSLERLYIESNSFSSMKLDMFVQLKNLKGLDLFNVSLLIEGNNRSLTFPQLESLSLSLCNLTEFPEVIKRQDKLISLDLSDNHIHGVVPNWLWKSTLSSLDLSFNVIDFPNQLPLTDANFSFPMLRELNLRFCNISAFPEFLKSQENLEELDLSNNKISGAIPNWVWKKRLHYLFLANNHLSSLDQLLPNQSLTSSKSSLARPICNSSQLMIFNASHNNLSGPIPNCIGKMNALYLLDLQGNNFSGMLPKFSKATHLYILKVSENRLAGKLPRSLAECIQLEVLDVGSNMMNDTFPFWLQKLPYLKVLILRENRFYGQIKHLKYKFVFPNLDVLDIASNQFSGELSIDFLQASRLRSLKIGGNKLEGRLSTSLANFTALEVLDLGNNMVHDTFPFWLEKLPSLKVLILRANRFYGTITKFNSKNGFPNLRILDIASNNFSGNLSIEFLQSLKAMMQITNDDKVKLVYIGEQYYQDSVTIFNKGIGLFYQKILTTLTCLDLSNNSFHGRIPEEIQMLRSLKVLNLSYNSFSAKIPVALQNLKDLESLDLSQNDLSGKIPPQLTTLTFLEALNLSYNPLEGSIPQGNQFSTFSNDSYRGNPKLCGQPLSKKCNEVGLLMPPPPGEEEQSWLYAMSIWKIFLIGYGSGLVARLCIGYTVLNELGNKWVDKFRKHGKRNRKSR, encoded by the coding sequence ATGAAGACTCTTCATTTCCTTGTTTCACTTTTTCTACCTTTCTTCTTTCTCTTCTCATCCTCTCTTTCTCAATCTCATCTCCCTAAGCAATGCCTTGATGACCAGAGAGCTCATCTGCTGCAATTGCAACATCATCTTTACTATGCCCCTaattttactttctcttctaAATTTGAGCTTTGGGATCTCAACACTCATTGTTGCTCTTGGGAAGGAGTCACTTGTGATGCTCTTGGTCATGTCATTGAACTTGATCTTAGTAACAGAAACCTTTCCGGTAGTTTTCACTCCATTTTCAATCTCCATTATCTTCAACACTTGAATCTTGCTGGAAACAACTTTAATACCACTTTGCATTCTTATGGGTTTGACAAACTCCAAAATCTAACCCATCTCAATCTTTCAAGCTCATGTTTCTATGGCCAAATTCCAGTGGACATCTCATACTTAGCAAGGTTAGTCTCTCTTGATCTATCCAATCAAGATTCTTGTTATCTGAGATACTACACCATTCTTAACCCATATAATGGCTATGATCTATTGCCTTACGAACTTGAACGACCTCTTAAATTAGAGAAACCAAACTTCAAGACATTAATCAAGAATTTGAGGTTTCTCACGGAGCTTTATTTGGATAGTGTTGACATTTCAACTCAAAGTACTAAATGGTGTACAACCACATCTTTAGTACTTTCCAATCTGCATGTGTTGAGTCAGTCAAACTGTGGTTTGAAAGGTCCATTATGTTCTTCACTCTCAAGACTCTCTTTTCTTTCCAAACTTATCTTTGATGAGAACCCAATCTCTTATTTACCTCCCAATTTCTTGGAAATTTCCTCTCGTTTGGTTTTTCTCAGTTTAATGGATTGCAATTTGAGTGGCCATTTTCCATCTGAAATTTTCTTATCGCCAAAAATTCAAAGCATTGACATTTCAATCAATGAATTTCTCAATGGTCAGTTGCCAGAATTTTCAGCAAACAACTCTTTACAGAGTTTGTCGCTTTCTTATACAAATTTCAGTGGAAAACTACCTGAATCAATTGGAAATCTTAAGTTCCTGACAAATTTAGAGCTTGATGATTGCAATTTTTTTGGACCTATTCCATCCTCAATAGCAAATCTTAGTCACCTGGTCAACCTAGATCTAGGAGGTAACAAGCTTTCTGGATCAATACATTCTTCTTTATTTACTCTTCCATCGTTGAAGACCTTGCATCTTGGAGACAATCAATTGGTTGGGAAAATCGATGAGTTCCCCAATGCATCTTCTTCTTTGATTCAAGAATTAAGTATAGGAAATAATTATTTAACAGGACCAATCCCAAACTCAATCCTTCAACTTCCAAGTCTTGAACGACTTTATATCGAAAGCAATAGCTTCAGTTCCATGAAGCTTGACATGTTTGTCCAACTCAAGAACTTAAAGGGTCTCGACCTATTCAACGTAAGCTTGCTAATTGAAGGCAACAACAGAAGTCTTACTTTTCCCCAATTAGAGAGCCTAAGCCTAAGTTTATGCAACCTTACTGAATTTCCAGAAGTCATTAAAAGACAAGACAAATTGATTTCTCTGGATCTTTCTGACAATCATATCCATGGTGTTGTGCCTAATTGGTTGTGGAAGAGCACTCTTTCATCATTAGACCTTTCTTTCAATGTGATTGATTTTCCAAATCAGCTTCCCTTAACTGATGCAAACTTCTCTTTCCCGATGTTGAGGGAATTGAATCTGAGATTCTGTAACATAAGTGCGTTTCCAGAGTTCTTAAAGAGTCAAGAAAATTTAGAAGAACTCGACCTTTCAAATAACAAAATAAGTGGTGCAATACCAAACTGGGTGTGGAAGAAACGTTTGCATTATCTGTTTCTTGCTAATAACCATCTCTCGTCTTTGGACCAACTTTTACCCAATCAGAGTTTGACTTCTTCAAAAAGCTCCTTGGCTAGACCTATTTGCAATTCAAGTCAACTTATGATTTTCAATGCATCTCATAACAATTTGAGCGGCCCGATTCCAAATTGCATAGGTAAAATGAATGCTCTTTATTTGTTGGATCTGCAAGGAAATAATTTCAGTGGAAtgttaccaaaattttcaaaggCAACCCACTTATATATTCTCAAAGTTAGTGAGAATAGACTTGCAGGGAAGTTGCCCAGATCATTAGCGGAATGCATTCAGCTTGAAGTTTTGGACGTGGGAAGCAACATGATGAATGATACATTCCCTTTTTGGTTGCAGAAATTGCCTTACTTGAAGGTTCTAATATTGCGGGAAAACAGATTTTATGGTCAAATTAAACATTTGAAATATAAATTTGTTTTCCCAAATTTGGATGTGTTGGACATTGCTTCAAACCAGTTTTCTGGTGAACTATCCATTGATTTCCTTCAAGCCAGTCGATTAAGGTCACTCAAAATAGGTGGGAATAAATTGGAAGGGAGGCTATCGACATCATTAGCCAATTTCACAGCACTTGAGGTTCTAGACCTTGGAAATAATATGGTTCATGATACATTTCCATTTTGGTTAGAGAAGCTACCTTCCTTGAAGGTTCTCATTTTGCGAGCAAACAGATTCTACGGTACAATTACAAAATTCAACTCGAAAAATGGGTTCCCAAACCTACGCATATTAGACATTGCTTCCAACAATTTTTCAGGAAACTTATCCATTGAATTTTTGCAAAGCTTGAAGGCAATGATGCAGATAACAAATGACGACAAAGTTAAGCTGGTTTACATCGGAGAGCAATACTATCAAGATTCTGTGACAATTTTCAACAAAGGGATTGGGTTGTTTTACCAGAAAATCTTAACCACTCTTACTTGTCTTGACCTTTCCAACAATAGTTTCCATGGGAGAATACCAGAAGAAATACAAATGCTGAGGTCACTCAAAGTGCTAAACTTGTCATATAATAGCTTCTCCGCCAAAATCCCAGTAGCACTTCAAAACCTAAAGGATCTAGAGTCTTTGGATCTCTCACAGAATGACTTGTCAGGGAAAATTCCTCCACAGCTTACAACTCTAACTTTCCTAGAGGCACTGAACTTGTCTTACAACCCACTTGAAGGGAGCATACCGCAAGGCAACCAATTCAGTACATTTTCAAATGATTCTTACCGTGGGAATCCAAAATTATGCGGTCAACCATTGTCCAAGAAATGCAATGAAGTTGGTCTTCTAATGCCACCGCCTCCAGGGGAAGAGGAACAGTCATGGTTATATGCTATGtcaatttggaaaatttttttgaTAGGTTATGGTAGTGGTTTGGTCGCTAGGCTATGTATCGGATATACAGTGTTGAATGAGTTGGGAAACAAATGGGTTGACAAGTTCAGAAAACATGGGAAAAGAAACAGAAAATCTAGATGA
- the LOC108475345 gene encoding receptor like protein 22-like: MLRSLRVMNLSNNGFSSEIPIALQNLKDLESLDLSRNKLSGRISPQLTSLTFLAALNLSYNQLEGSIPQSNQFITFTNDSYRGNPKLCGLPLSRKCTEVGLPMPPPPGEDEDSLLYAMSTWKIALIGYASGLVIGLCIGYTVLNELGNKWVDKFKKCRKRNRRRCR, encoded by the coding sequence ATGCTGAGGTCACTCAGAGTGATGAACTTATCCAACAATGGCTTCTCTAGTGAAATCCCAATAGCACTTCAAAATCTAAAAGACCTCGAATCTTTGGATCTCTCAAGAAACAAGCTGTCAGGGAGGATTTCTCCACAACTTACAAGTCTAACTTTCCTGGCAGCATTGAACTTGTCATACAACCAACTTGAAGGGAGCATACCACAAAGCAACCAATTCATTACATTTACAAATGATTCCTACCGTGGGAACCCAAAATTGTGTGGGCTGCCTCTGTCAAGGAAATGCACTGAAGTTGGTCTTCCAATGCCACCACCTCCAGGGGAAGATGAAGATTCATTGTTATATGCTATGTCTACTTGGAAAATTGCGTTGATAGGTTATGCTAGTGGATTGGTCATTGGGTTATGTATTGGATATACAGTGCTGAATGAGTTGGGAAACAAATGGGTTGACAAGTTCAAAAAGTGTAGGAAAAGAAATAGAAGAAGATGTAGGTGA
- the LOC128290619 gene encoding receptor-like protein 43 produces MEGRLSRSLANCTALEVLDLGNNMVHDTFPFWLEKLPSLKVLVLRANRFYGTITKFDMKHGFPKLRILDIASNNFSGDLSTKFLQSLKAMAKMTNDEKAKLDYIGENYYQDSVTIVNKGIEMFYQKVLAILTVEKSNKRGLDITIDEKKPDDVLEKD; encoded by the exons ATGGAAGGGAGGCTGTCGAGATCATTAGCCAATTGCACAGCGCTTGAAGTTCTGGACCTTGGAAATAATATGGTTCATGATACATTCCCATTTTGGTTAGAGAAGCTGCCTTCCTTGAAGGTTCTCGTTTTGCGAGCAAACAGATTCTATGGTACAATTACAAAATTCGACATGAAACATGGATTTCCAAAGCTACGCATTTTGGACATTGCTTCCAACAATTTTTCAGGTGACTTGTCCACTAAATTTTTGCAGAGTTTGAAGGCAATGGCGAAGATGACTAATGACGAAAAAGCTAAGCTGGATTATATCGGAGAGAATTATTATCAAGACTCTGTGACAATTGTTAACAAAGGGATTGAAATGTTTTACCAAAAAGTCTTGGCAATTCTTACTGTTGAAAAATCAAATAAG CGAGGTCTAGACATTACCATTGATGAAaagaaaccagatgatgtactGGAGAAAGAttga